A window of the Tripterygium wilfordii isolate XIE 37 chromosome 12, ASM1340144v1, whole genome shotgun sequence genome harbors these coding sequences:
- the LOC120011578 gene encoding uncharacterized protein ycf45 isoform X1, whose product MNVGGLCSSNFSPTCPFLLKLNHLKFNFSAKSKHNLLIWRRWNDGVCLSLPPVSSDGCHIVVEDDLDSLLEILPCDLRGNLWNDPKRAQLVEVILDLGRLPKAHYLGELGGQNLRSREVSLEELEYVQNAIGEFGEDNRAGIEGTMHRISAIRSRKGAIIGLTFRVGRAVSGQIDMVNDLLHFGKSILFVGRFILVKISFNRLRPGVGKTTVMRQIARVLSDEFNKRVVIVDTSNEIGGDGNIPHAAIGGARRMQVPEPSLQHRIMIEAVENHMPEVIIVDEIGTEAEALACRSIAERGIMLIGTAHGERLDNIIKNPALSDLIGGVETVTLGDEEARSRRTQKSILERKASPTFYFLIEMRERHCWVTHQTEKSVDMLLRGRRPFVEVRKRDDLFKLVIERWKTYDGNNI is encoded by the exons ATGAACGTTGGTGGACTATGTTCTTCAAACTTCTCGCCCACTTGTCCTTTTCTCTTAAAATTAAATCACCTTAAATTCAATTTCTCCGCGAAATCGAAACATAATCTCTTAATTTGGCGCCGCTGGAATGATGGTGTATGTCTGTCTCTGCCGCCGGTGTCATCAGACGGTTGCCACATAGTTGTTGAGGACGATCTCGATTCCTTATTGGAG ATTCTTCCGTGTGATCTGCGTGGGAATCTTTGGAATGATCCAAAGAGGGCTCAGCTCGTAGAG GTTATACTGGACTTAGGTCGTCTTCCGAAAGCACACTATCTAGGTGAACTTGGTGGGCAGAATCTAAGGAGTAGAGAG GTGTCACTGGAAGAGTTGGAATATGTGCAAAATGCTATTGGAGAATTTGGAGAGGACAATAGAGCTGGCATTGAGGGTACCATGCACAGAATATCTGCTATTAGGAGTCGGAAAGGGGCAATTATTGGTTTGACTTTCCGAGTAGGTCGGGCAGTGAGTGGTCAAATTGATATGGTTAATGATCTTCTTCATTTTGGGAAGAGCATTTTGTTTGTTGGAAG GTTCATTCTCGTGAAAATTTCTTTTAATCGTTTAAGGCCTGGGGTTGGCAAGACGACTGTTATGCGGCAGATTGCTCGTGTATTGTCAGACGAATTCAACAAAAGAGTG GTTATTGTCGATACAAGCAATGAAATAGGAGGAGATGGGAATATTCCACATGCAGCGATTGGAGGTGCCCGGAGAATGCAGGTTCCAGAACCATCATTGCAACATAGAATCATGATTGAAGCAGTAGAGAATCACATGCCTGAGGTGATCATTGTTGATGAGATTGGAACAGAAGCTGAGGCTCTTGCTTGTCGTTCAATTGCCGAGAGAGGCATTATGCTAATTGGGACAGCACACGGGGAGCGGCTTGACAATATAATAAAGAATCCTGCTCTCTCTGACCTG ATTGGGGGAGTAGAAACTGTTACTTTAGGAGATGAGGAAGCCCGGTCTAGGAGAACTCAGAAAAGCATACTTGAAAGAAAAGCTTCCCCAACGTTCTATTTCTTGATCGAGATGAGAGAGAGGCACTGTTGGGTTACACATCAG ACAGAGAAGAGTGTAGATATGCT
- the LOC120011578 gene encoding uncharacterized protein ycf45 isoform X3, which translates to MNVGGLCSSNFSPTCPFLLKLNHLKFNFSAKSKHNLLIWRRWNDGVCLSLPPVSSDGCHIVVEDDLDSLLEILPCDLRGNLWNDPKRAQLVEVILDLGRLPKAHYLGELGGQNLRSREVSLEELEYVQNAIGEFGEDNRAGIEGTMHRISAIRSRKGAIIGLTFRVGRAVSGQIDMVNDLLHFGKSILFVGRFILVKISFNRLRPGVGKTTVMRQIARVLSDEFNKRVVIVDTSNEIGGDGNIPHAAIGGARRMQVPEPSLQHRIMIEAVENHMPEVIIVDEIGTEAEALACRSIAERGIMLIGTAHGERLDNIIKNPALSDLIGGVETVTLGDEEARSRRTQKSILERKASPTFYFLIEMRERHCWVTHQTEKSVDMLLRGRRPFVEFAGEEEG; encoded by the exons ATGAACGTTGGTGGACTATGTTCTTCAAACTTCTCGCCCACTTGTCCTTTTCTCTTAAAATTAAATCACCTTAAATTCAATTTCTCCGCGAAATCGAAACATAATCTCTTAATTTGGCGCCGCTGGAATGATGGTGTATGTCTGTCTCTGCCGCCGGTGTCATCAGACGGTTGCCACATAGTTGTTGAGGACGATCTCGATTCCTTATTGGAG ATTCTTCCGTGTGATCTGCGTGGGAATCTTTGGAATGATCCAAAGAGGGCTCAGCTCGTAGAG GTTATACTGGACTTAGGTCGTCTTCCGAAAGCACACTATCTAGGTGAACTTGGTGGGCAGAATCTAAGGAGTAGAGAG GTGTCACTGGAAGAGTTGGAATATGTGCAAAATGCTATTGGAGAATTTGGAGAGGACAATAGAGCTGGCATTGAGGGTACCATGCACAGAATATCTGCTATTAGGAGTCGGAAAGGGGCAATTATTGGTTTGACTTTCCGAGTAGGTCGGGCAGTGAGTGGTCAAATTGATATGGTTAATGATCTTCTTCATTTTGGGAAGAGCATTTTGTTTGTTGGAAG GTTCATTCTCGTGAAAATTTCTTTTAATCGTTTAAGGCCTGGGGTTGGCAAGACGACTGTTATGCGGCAGATTGCTCGTGTATTGTCAGACGAATTCAACAAAAGAGTG GTTATTGTCGATACAAGCAATGAAATAGGAGGAGATGGGAATATTCCACATGCAGCGATTGGAGGTGCCCGGAGAATGCAGGTTCCAGAACCATCATTGCAACATAGAATCATGATTGAAGCAGTAGAGAATCACATGCCTGAGGTGATCATTGTTGATGAGATTGGAACAGAAGCTGAGGCTCTTGCTTGTCGTTCAATTGCCGAGAGAGGCATTATGCTAATTGGGACAGCACACGGGGAGCGGCTTGACAATATAATAAAGAATCCTGCTCTCTCTGACCTG ATTGGGGGAGTAGAAACTGTTACTTTAGGAGATGAGGAAGCCCGGTCTAGGAGAACTCAGAAAAGCATACTTGAAAGAAAAGCTTCCCCAACGTTCTATTTCTTGATCGAGATGAGAGAGAGGCACTGTTGGGTTACACATCAG ACAGAGAAGAGTGTAGATATGCT
- the LOC120011578 gene encoding uncharacterized protein ycf45 isoform X2 gives MNVGGLCSSNFSPTCPFLLKLNHLKFNFSAKSKHNLLIWRRWNDGVCLSLPPVSSDGCHIVVEDDLDSLLEILPCDLRGNLWNDPKRAQLVEVILDLGRLPKAHYLGELGGQNLRSREVSLEELEYVQNAIGEFGEDNRAGIEGTMHRISAIRSRKGAIIGLTFRVGRAVSGQIDMVNDLLHFGKSILFVGRPGVGKTTVMRQIARVLSDEFNKRVVIVDTSNEIGGDGNIPHAAIGGARRMQVPEPSLQHRIMIEAVENHMPEVIIVDEIGTEAEALACRSIAERGIMLIGTAHGERLDNIIKNPALSDLIGGVETVTLGDEEARSRRTQKSILERKASPTFYFLIEMRERHCWVTHQTEKSVDMLLRGRRPFVEVRKRDDLFKLVIERWKTYDGNNI, from the exons ATGAACGTTGGTGGACTATGTTCTTCAAACTTCTCGCCCACTTGTCCTTTTCTCTTAAAATTAAATCACCTTAAATTCAATTTCTCCGCGAAATCGAAACATAATCTCTTAATTTGGCGCCGCTGGAATGATGGTGTATGTCTGTCTCTGCCGCCGGTGTCATCAGACGGTTGCCACATAGTTGTTGAGGACGATCTCGATTCCTTATTGGAG ATTCTTCCGTGTGATCTGCGTGGGAATCTTTGGAATGATCCAAAGAGGGCTCAGCTCGTAGAG GTTATACTGGACTTAGGTCGTCTTCCGAAAGCACACTATCTAGGTGAACTTGGTGGGCAGAATCTAAGGAGTAGAGAG GTGTCACTGGAAGAGTTGGAATATGTGCAAAATGCTATTGGAGAATTTGGAGAGGACAATAGAGCTGGCATTGAGGGTACCATGCACAGAATATCTGCTATTAGGAGTCGGAAAGGGGCAATTATTGGTTTGACTTTCCGAGTAGGTCGGGCAGTGAGTGGTCAAATTGATATGGTTAATGATCTTCTTCATTTTGGGAAGAGCATTTTGTTTGTTGGAAG GCCTGGGGTTGGCAAGACGACTGTTATGCGGCAGATTGCTCGTGTATTGTCAGACGAATTCAACAAAAGAGTG GTTATTGTCGATACAAGCAATGAAATAGGAGGAGATGGGAATATTCCACATGCAGCGATTGGAGGTGCCCGGAGAATGCAGGTTCCAGAACCATCATTGCAACATAGAATCATGATTGAAGCAGTAGAGAATCACATGCCTGAGGTGATCATTGTTGATGAGATTGGAACAGAAGCTGAGGCTCTTGCTTGTCGTTCAATTGCCGAGAGAGGCATTATGCTAATTGGGACAGCACACGGGGAGCGGCTTGACAATATAATAAAGAATCCTGCTCTCTCTGACCTG ATTGGGGGAGTAGAAACTGTTACTTTAGGAGATGAGGAAGCCCGGTCTAGGAGAACTCAGAAAAGCATACTTGAAAGAAAAGCTTCCCCAACGTTCTATTTCTTGATCGAGATGAGAGAGAGGCACTGTTGGGTTACACATCAG ACAGAGAAGAGTGTAGATATGCT
- the LOC120010603 gene encoding uncharacterized protein LOC120010603: protein MYLPRQFWRMYSMLAAFINPQSTTRNPSFVVAFPASSLQRSKRVGQSCTFRGNELRSEGRLKEDSNKYLLLSPVLNSISVFKNKVQIVFVVALLYTSICSRVFSSRPLKLVHVSTQQFMSITHLCIFSFFTFLSLWLTFVAVV, encoded by the exons ATGTATCTGCCACGTCAATTTTGGCGGATGTATTCAATGCTAGCAGCTTTCATCAACCCCCAGTCTACAACTCGAAATCCATCTTTTGTTGTTGCATTCCCTGCTAGCAGCTTGCAACGTTCGAAGAGAG TTGGTCAGAGCTGCACCTTTCGGGGGAATGAACTACGCAGTGAGGGAAGATTGAAAGAGGACTCAAACAAATATTTGCTTCTAAGTCCAGTTCTCAATTCGATTTCTGTCTTCAAGAATAAGGTGCAAATCGTCTTCGTTGTCGCCCTTTTGTATACGTCGATTTGCTCCCGCGTCTTCTCATCTCGACCGTTGAAGCTGGTGCATGTATCCACGCAGCAATTTATGTCCATCACTCACCTCTGTATATTTTCGTTCtttacttttctctctctttggttGACTTTTGTTGCTGTTGTGTAG
- the LOC120010602 gene encoding uncharacterized protein LOC120010602, translated as MLGDLEPELMKEILNNKDRTYSKITPDYINKLAGDGLDSSIGRKWSKMRKNHAFHAESLKNMIPAMIVSTEMMLERWKNYDQRRLQIYEKRIILWYFWHDETLECSSFHCICNTSIFLSYPCSYFLQISVHLYYELQIGEIGALLCYPFSAVYRFPSFIFLLHCISNVKSSVSVAFL; from the exons ATGCTCGGTGATTTGGAGCCAGAGCTGATGAAAGAGATATTGAACAATAAAGACAGAACTTATTCAAAAATTACTCCAGATTATATAAATAAGTTAGCAGGAGATGGCCTTGATTCATCCATTGGACGAAAATGGTCTAAGATGAGGAAAAACCACGCTTTCCATGCAGAGAGCTTGAAA AATATGATACCAGCGATGATCGTTAGTACAGAAATGATGCTTGAGAGATGGAAAAATTATGATCAACGTCGACTACAAATCTACGAGAAACGAATCATTTTATGGTACTTCTGGCATGATGAGACCTTAGAATGCTCTTCTTTTCATTGTATTTGTAATACGAGTATATTTCTTTCATATCCGTGttcatattttcttcaaatatcaGTGCATCTGTACTATGAACTTCAAATAGGAGAAATAGGAGCTCTGTTATGTTATCCTTTCTCCGCGGTTTATAGGTTCCCGTCATTTATTTTCCTTCTTCATTGCATCTCTAATGTGAAATCATCTGTAAGTGTAgcttttttataa
- the LOC120010683 gene encoding uncharacterized protein LOC120010683, which yields MDSDASSKNNRKKRKQILMEKRRDCCKGRFASINDPSSSSGKRTCSECEPAFLCGNIHRPPPSPIICVPPGLHNLVALDLGFPEHTCQFCGAIFWYAERLKSIKSRVPVYSSCCRQGRIKLPRSRESPQLLQQLFDYNGGRSSKLFRDNNRVYNSMFAFTSTGGKIDHGINNGQGPYVFKINGQNHHMIGSLLPLDGQRPHFAQLYIYDTENEAANRISSVGASALHGTIDECVVSQLITMFDEVNELVKVFRMARDRFSAGETHSLSLVLCGKRHHDELQYNAPTAAEMAGLVVGDLGNASQQHDIIVEYQSRLLKRIDDFHPSFMAMQYPLLFPYGEDGYTLNIPYQFCPDRPTLKRGNVTRREYYAIEGRKIVSAIYCGCVYMY from the coding sequence ATGGACAGTGACGCATCAagtaaaaataatagaaaaaaaagaaagcagaTTCTAATGGAGAAAAGAAGGGATTGTTGCAAAGGTCGGTTTGCATCGATAAATGATCCTTCATCATCTTCCGGAAAAAGGACATGCAGCGAGTGTGAGCCTGCATTTTTGTGTGGCAATATTCATCGTCCACCACCTTCGCCAATCATATGTGTGCCTCCTGGTTTGCATAACTTGGTTGCTCTGGATTTGGGTTTCCCAGAACATACCTGTCAATTCTGCGGGGCTATCTTCTGGTATGCAGAGCGACTAAAGTCCATTAAATCTCGAGTTCCAGTATACTCTTCTTGCTGCAGACAAGGTCGTATAAAACTTCCACGCTCTAGGGAAAGCCCGCAGCTCTTGCAGCAACTGTTCGACTATAACGGAGGCAGATCTTCAAAACTTTTCCGTGACAACAATAGAGTGTATAATTCAATGTTTGCATTTACCTCAACTGGCGGTAAGATTGATCATGGAATTAACAATGGTCAAGGGCCTTATGTGTTCAAGATCAATGGCCAAAACCATCACATGATTGGATCATTGCTCCCATTGGATGGTCAAAGGCCTCATTTCGCACAACTTTATATCTATGACACAGAAAATGAAGCTGCAAATAGGATATCCAGTGTTGGTGCCTCTGCTCTCCATGGGACAATTGATGAATGTGTGGTTTCTCAGTTAATTACCATGTTTGATGAAGTTAATGAATTGGTGAAGGTCTTTCGAATGGCAAGGGATCGGTTCTCAGCCGGGGAAACCCATTCTCTTTCATTGGTATTATGTGGCAAGCGCCATCATGATGAATTACAATATAATGCACCCACTGCAGCTGAAATGGCAGGGTTGGTGGTCGGCGATCTAGGCAATGCTAGCCAACAGCACGATATCATTGTCGAGTATCAAAGCAGGCTGCTAAAACGTATAGATGATTTCCACCCTTCCTTTATGGCCATGCAATATCCTCTTTTATTTCCATACGGAGAAGATGGGTATACTCTGAATATTCCTTATCAATTTTGTCCAGATAGGCCAACATTGAAACGAGGGAATGTAACAAGGCGAGAGTATTACGCTATTGAGGGGCGGAAAATTGTATCAGCAATATATTGTGGATGCGTTTACATGTATTGA
- the LOC120011170 gene encoding uncharacterized protein LOC120011170 — translation MIQNYHDAMAICRTRGNPNLFLTFTCNVKWLEIQNALSLIPGQRAEHRPDIVSRVFHMKLDEFMADIKTANYFGRVVGAVYTVEFQKRGLPHVHVIIWLYEGDKNPTIADIDRIICVEIPNKETEPALYDVVSKFMIHGPCSAANPKAPCMKNGRLMSMLNGATDVLQEDVQHLDSPAVDEIKNYVDCRYLTAYESCWRIYEYHIHYKFPAVERLAVHMPLMNNILFPGDKDVATVLQQPGIEKTMLTEWMFKNSTSDDARQLTYAEFPSLWRWDNINKFWFQRKKGQCIGRISYVHPSAGDAYYLCMLLSHVKGPRNFTDIRTVDGIVYDTFKEACNAIGLIADDREWHNAMDEAAQWATSHNLRNLFVTLLLFCEVADANKLFEAQLLNSQEDIVYKVQRRLGITDLRLSAEEIKNQVLVVLQTILQKNAACLSDYKLPMPKGPQLQNLTNTMLREELGYNTDNLKVESENLMMQLNQEQKRVYDSVLSSVYEGNGGFFFVYGHSGTGKTFLYRAIISRLRSEGKIVLAVASLGIASLLLPGGRTAHSRFKIPIEIHEELSCHIKKGTQLAELIKITSLIVWDEAPMAHRNCFEALDRSLNDILANDAEIADNSPSLFGGKTVPLGGDFRQILPVVVKGSRHDTIEACITRSYLWNSCQVFVLKINMRLSTAGLTEEEMSELANFAQWLLDVGEGKVQIVKRNEEEEQPAWIRIPDNMLVHSEKCDIEDITSEVYDGFMTLYQDPNYLKERAIVTGTNDAVDLINSKVLSVLPSDQKLYLSFDSICKVTGGSEENDILYPPEFVNSLSFNGVPNHELRLKINAPVMLLRNLNQSSGLCNGTRLLVTRLGERVVEATIMTGSNIGDKVYIPRIIMSATERKWPFTIKRRQFPLRLCHAMTINKSQGQTLTKVGFAILTKMEHTPLAELQIRQHEFHHMLSCKNVANFIVIVARKNFRVCPSENMLQVGTWTVIKEVFRMASAIPKNRFCFINGNTPYFAHNDFPAFSL, via the exons ATGATTCAGAACTACCATGATGCCATGGCAATTTGCCGGACACGGGGCAACCCAAATTTGTTTCTAACTTTTACATGTAACGTTAAATGGCTTGAGATCCAGAATGCATTGAGTCTTATCCCTGGTCAAAGAGCAGAGCATCGACCCGATATAGTCTCACGTGTCTTTCATATGAAACTTGATGAATTTATGGCTGATATCAAGACAGCAAACTATTTTGGCAGAGTTGTTGGAGCTGTTTACACAGTGGAGTTCCAAAAAAGAGGCTTACCTCATGTGCATGTTATAATATGGTTGTATGAGGGTGATAAAAACCCAACTATTGCTGATATTGACAGGATAATATGTGTAGAGATCCCAAATAAGGAGACTGAACCTGCTTTATATGATGTTGTTTCAAAATTTATGATACATGGACCATGTAGTGCTGCTAATCCCAAAGCACCCTGTATGAAGAACGGCAG GCTCATGTCAATGTTGAATGGTGCAACAGATGTGTTGCAAGAAGATGTTCAGCATTTGGATTCTCCAGCAGTCGATGAGATAAAAAACTATGTTGATTGTAGGTATTTGACTGCATATGAATCATGCTGGAGAATTTATGAATATCATATCCACTATAAGTTTCCAGCAGTTGAGAGGTTGGCTGTACACATGCCTCTTATGAACAATATACTTTTTCCAGGGGATAAAGATGTCGCAACGGTGTTGCAACAACCAGGAATAGAGAAAACCATGCTCACAGAGTGGATGTTTAAAAATTCCACCTCTGATGATGCACGTCAGCTCACTTATGCTGAATTTCCTTCTTTATGGCGTTGGGACAACATCAATAAATTTTGGTTTCAAAGGAAAAAAGGCCAATGCATTGGACGTATCTCATATGTACATCCTTCGGCTGGTGATGCCTATTATTTGTGTATGTTACTTTCTCATGTCAAGGGTCCAAGAAATTTTACTGATATCAGAACAGTTGATGGAATTGTATATGACACATTTAAGGAGGCTTGCAACGCAATTGGTTTAATAGCTGATGACCGTGAGTGGCATAATGCCATGGATGAGGCCGCACAGTGGGCTACATCACACAATCTTAGAAATCTATTTGTCACGTTACTGTTGTTTTGCGAGGTAGCAGATGCGAACAAATTGTTTGAAGCACAACTACTAAATTCACAAGAAGACATTGTTTATAAAGTCCAACGCAGACTTGGGATTACAGACCTTAGACTATCAGCAGAAGAGATAAAAAACCAGGTGTTGGTTGTGCTACAAACCATACTTCAAAAAAATGCAGCATGCCTAAGTGACTATAAACTGCCAATGCCTAAGGGCCCACAGCTCCAGAATCTTACCAACACAATGCTGAGAGAAGAGTTGGGGTACAATACTGATAACCTTAAAGTTGAAAGTGAGAATTTGATGATGCAATTGAACCAAGAGCAGAAGCGCGTATACGATTCTGTTTTATCATCTGTTTATGAAGGGAACGGAGGATTTTTCTTTGTCTATGGACACAGCGGAACAGGAAAAACATTTCTTTATCGGGCTATAATATCTCGCCTCCGTTCAGAAGGTAAAATTGTACTCGCAGTAGCCTCCTTGGGAATTGCTTCGTTATTGTTGCCTGGTGGCAGGACAGCTCATTCTAGATTCAAAATACCTATTGAAATCCATGAGGAATTAAGCTGCCACATAAAGAAGGGCACTCAACTAGCTGAACTAATCAAAATTACAAGCCTAATTGTATGGGATGAAGCACCAATGGCCCATCGTAATTGTTTTGAAGCACTTGACAGGTCATTAAATGATATTCTCGCAAATGATGCTGAAATTGCTGACAATTCACCTTCTCTTTTTGGTGGGAAAACCGTTCCGCTTGGGGGTGACTTCAGGCAAATACTTCCAGTGGTTGTGAAGGGTTCAAGACATGATACCATCGAGGCTTGCATCACAAGATCATATCTCTGGAACAGCTGCCAAGTCTTTGTCTTGAAAATAAATATGAGACTATCTACAGCTGGTTTAACAGAGGAGGAAATGTCAGAGCTTGCAAATTTTGCCCAATGGCTACTAGATGTCGGCGAAGGAAAGGTTCAGATTGTTAAaagaaatgaggaagaggagcaACCTGCCTGGATACGAATACCTGACAACATGCTTGTGCACTCTGAAAAATGTGATATTGAAGATATCACTTCTGAGGTTTATGATGGATTCATGACGCTATACCAAGATCCAAATTACTTGAAGGAAAGAGCCATTGTGACAGGAACAAATGATGCAGTGGATCTAATTAATTCCAAGGTGCTTTCAGTACTTCCTTCAGACCAGAAGTTGTACCTTAGTTTCGATTCTATTTGCAAAGTTACTGGAGGCTCAgaagaaaatgatattttataCCCACCTGAATTCGTGAATTCACTATCATTCAATGGTGTTCCAAATCACGAGCTTCGCCTTAAAATTAATGCGCCGGTCATGTTGTTACGAAATCTCAACCAGAGCAGTGGATTGTGTAATGGAACTAGGCTATTGGTTACAAGATTGGGAGAAAGAGTGGTGGAAGCTACTATTATGACGGGCAGTAACATTGGCGACAAAGTTTATATTCCCAGAATCATTATGTCGGCAACAGAGAGAAAATGGCCTTTTACAATCAAGCGGAGACAATTCCCTTTGCGGTTGTGTCATGCAATGACAATAAACAAAAGTCAAGGCCAAACTCTCACAAAAGTTGGGTT TGCAATCCTTACAAAAATGGAACATACACCACTGGCAGAGTTGCAGATCCGCCAGCATGAATTTCATCACATGTTGAGTTGCAAGAATGTTGCAAATTTTATTGTAATAGTTGCCAGGAAAAACTTCAGAGTGTGTCCAAGCGAAAATATGCTTCAAGTTGGGACATGGACAGTCATAAAAGAAGTTTTTCGCATGGCatctgcaattccaaagaaCCGTTTCTGCTTCATTAATGGTAATACTCCATACTTCGCCCATAATGACTTTCCTGCATTTTCTCTATGA
- the LOC120010173 gene encoding cytochrome P450 CYP749A22-like, with protein MAQKIWTEFPYVLYSSNMLGDLKPELMKETLNNKDGTYSRITPDYINKLAGDGLHSSVGRKWSKMRKLPNHAFHAESLKNMIPPMIVGTKMMLER; from the exons ATGGCTCAGAAGATATG GACGGAATTTCCTTATGTGCTTTACTCCTCAAACATGCTTGGTGATTTGAAGCCAGAGCTGATGAAAGAAACACTAAACAATAAAGATGGAACTTATTCAAGAATTACTCCagattatataaataaattagcaGGAGATGGCCTTCATTCATCCGTTGGACGAAAATGGTCTAAGATGAGGAAACTTCCAAACCACGCTTTCCATGCAGAGAGCTTGAAA AATATGATACCACCGATGATTGTTGGTACAAAAATGATGCTTGAGAGATAG